A DNA window from Niabella yanshanensis contains the following coding sequences:
- a CDS encoding sensor histidine kinase, with amino-acid sequence MIIGKKHYWLLQLFGWGCFFLWHIFGAWSFDKMSVPEERLLTIQRAAGFSILGLLMTHGLRIVLLKLKVLSKKASTQIWIFLALTLLTSCVAGIVEMIVYKSLGLLSKGEILITNKSLILIFLNNSLAWFSYFIIWSAVYFIYHYVSAAQREQIDNLKLKSHIKELELKTIKTHINPHFIFNALNGIRAMVDENPQRARTAITELSNILRSSINIDKSETVPLTEELNIIKDYLALEQMRFEDRLIIQYDIEDKTTNQPVPPMMLQMLVENAIKHGISHEINGGLVKLSASVVDNLLDLRVENTGQLKERQEGGGFGIMSIQERLKLMYGNNALFEIRQSSSNTVTAILKLPVTL; translated from the coding sequence ATGATCATAGGGAAAAAACATTACTGGCTCCTGCAGTTATTCGGATGGGGGTGCTTCTTTTTATGGCACATATTCGGAGCCTGGTCCTTTGACAAAATGAGCGTTCCGGAAGAAAGGCTTTTAACCATTCAGCGGGCCGCGGGATTCAGCATTTTGGGTCTGCTTATGACCCATGGCCTCCGGATCGTATTATTAAAATTGAAAGTATTATCTAAAAAGGCGTCTACCCAGATATGGATATTTCTGGCCCTTACCCTGCTAACCTCGTGCGTAGCAGGTATTGTAGAAATGATTGTTTACAAATCTCTTGGCCTGCTAAGCAAGGGTGAGATTTTGATTACCAATAAGTCACTCATTCTTATATTTTTAAATAATTCACTCGCCTGGTTTTCCTATTTTATTATCTGGAGTGCTGTATACTTTATTTATCATTACGTTAGTGCGGCGCAGCGGGAGCAGATAGACAACCTGAAATTGAAATCGCATATAAAAGAGCTCGAACTCAAAACCATAAAAACGCACATCAACCCGCACTTTATTTTTAACGCATTGAATGGCATACGGGCCATGGTAGATGAAAATCCTCAAAGGGCCCGTACAGCCATCACAGAATTAAGTAATATATTACGCAGTAGCATCAATATCGATAAATCAGAAACGGTTCCACTTACCGAGGAGCTGAATATCATAAAAGATTATCTTGCACTGGAGCAAATGAGATTTGAAGACCGGCTAATTATACAATATGACATTGAGGACAAAACTACCAACCAGCCGGTACCTCCCATGATGTTGCAAATGCTGGTTGAAAACGCCATAAAACATGGCATTAGCCATGAAATTAACGGGGGGTTAGTAAAGCTGAGCGCCTCTGTAGTAGATAATCTACTAGACTTAAGGGTTGAAAATACGGGACAATTAAAAGAACGGCAGGAAGGCGGTGGCTTCGGCATAATGAGCATTCAGGAAAGGCTTAAGCTGATGTACGGGAACAATGCCCTGTTTGAAATCAGGCAATCATCTTCCAATACAGTAACAGCTATTTTAAAGCTTCCGGTTACCTTGTAA
- a CDS encoding LytR/AlgR family response regulator transcription factor: protein MRTIIIDDERLARSELNKMLRSFPDIDVVDEASNAEEAIEKIASHQPELIFLDIQMPGKTGFEMLTELEWVPKVIFTTAFDEYALKAFEVNALDYLLKPIDQKRLEAAIKKITVADSRDHKQEESYSNNEMLTENSQVFVKDGDRCWFIKLNEVRLFESVGNYAKVFFGLHKPLILKSLNALEERLDPKTFFRANRKHIINLQMVEKIEAYFNNGLLVELRGGEKIEISRRQTVKFKEKMSF, encoded by the coding sequence ATGAGAACAATTATTATTGATGATGAAAGGCTTGCACGATCTGAGCTCAATAAAATGTTAAGATCATTCCCTGATATCGACGTGGTAGATGAAGCTTCTAACGCAGAAGAAGCTATCGAAAAAATTGCAAGTCACCAACCTGAATTGATTTTCCTGGATATACAAATGCCTGGCAAAACAGGCTTTGAGATGCTTACAGAATTGGAATGGGTACCGAAAGTAATTTTTACAACCGCGTTTGACGAATATGCATTAAAAGCATTTGAGGTGAACGCCCTCGATTACCTGCTAAAACCCATAGACCAAAAAAGGCTGGAAGCGGCGATCAAAAAAATCACGGTGGCAGACAGCAGGGACCATAAGCAGGAAGAAAGTTACTCCAATAACGAAATGCTCACCGAAAACAGCCAGGTGTTTGTAAAAGATGGTGACCGCTGCTGGTTTATCAAATTAAATGAAGTCCGGCTTTTTGAGAGTGTGGGCAATTATGCCAAGGTCTTTTTTGGCCTGCACAAGCCTCTTATCTTAAAGTCACTAAACGCGTTGGAGGAAAGACTGGATCCCAAAACTTTTTTCAGAGCCAACCGTAAACACATCATCAACCTACAGATGGTGGAAAAAATAGAAGCCTACTTTAATAACGGACTATTAGTTGAATTACGAGGTGGTGAAAAAATTGAGATAAGCCGTCGCCAAACAGTGAAATTCAAGGAAAAGATGAGTTTTTAA
- a CDS encoding M20/M25/M40 family metallo-hydrolase encodes MTFKMPLTLLTGLAITSATAFAQQIKVADVTQTINVLASDEMKGRAVYSPEIDKAADFIASEFKKAGPQPLAGNSYLQSFVMVSATQQSISARSAGKEIDPKNIVVLTSKPEFNYSPDDVQVETIKAGDNLFSKAFELAGSSKSLLIQVDESFSDRFSRLVFLKRNFFKTDADIVFVLGNTDPQKLTIKATHSIKENKLANVVGILPGKKLKGEYVIFSGHYDHIGIGKPENGDSIYNGANDDASGITAIIELARHYKAQNNNERSLIFAAFTAEEVGGFGSQYFSKQMSPEKVIAMFNIEMIGTDSKWGKNSAYITGYEKTDMGDILQKNLEGSAFTFHPDPYPDQQLFYRSDNATLARLGVPAHTISTSKMDSEPNYHKASDEVKTLDLVNMTEIIKSIAISAQTIVSGKDTPTRVDTRDLK; translated from the coding sequence ATGACATTTAAAATGCCGTTAACGCTCTTAACAGGGCTTGCAATAACTTCTGCAACTGCTTTTGCGCAACAGATCAAGGTTGCGGATGTAACCCAAACTATCAACGTCCTGGCTTCTGACGAAATGAAGGGACGTGCGGTATATAGTCCTGAAATAGACAAAGCAGCGGATTTTATTGCTTCTGAGTTTAAGAAAGCCGGACCTCAACCGTTGGCGGGTAACAGCTATTTGCAATCTTTCGTAATGGTAAGTGCAACTCAACAATCTATTAGTGCCAGGAGTGCGGGAAAGGAAATAGATCCCAAAAACATTGTAGTATTGACTTCCAAACCTGAGTTCAACTACTCGCCCGACGATGTACAGGTGGAAACCATTAAGGCCGGAGATAACCTGTTCTCTAAGGCATTTGAATTGGCAGGCAGTAGCAAGTCTTTATTGATCCAGGTAGACGAAAGCTTTAGTGACCGGTTTTCAAGATTGGTATTCTTAAAAAGAAATTTCTTTAAGACTGATGCAGATATTGTCTTTGTCCTGGGAAATACAGATCCCCAAAAATTAACGATCAAAGCAACACATTCGATAAAAGAAAATAAACTGGCGAACGTGGTGGGCATCCTGCCCGGTAAAAAATTAAAGGGCGAATATGTAATTTTCTCCGGTCATTATGATCATATCGGTATTGGCAAACCTGAAAATGGCGACAGTATTTACAATGGAGCCAACGATGATGCGTCTGGGATTACTGCCATAATCGAATTAGCCAGGCACTACAAAGCGCAGAACAATAACGAAAGATCATTGATTTTCGCGGCATTTACTGCTGAGGAAGTGGGAGGATTCGGATCACAATATTTCAGCAAACAAATGTCCCCCGAAAAAGTAATTGCCATGTTTAACATCGAAATGATTGGCACGGACAGTAAATGGGGGAAAAACTCCGCCTATATTACGGGTTACGAAAAAACTGATATGGGGGATATTCTCCAGAAAAACCTAGAAGGCAGCGCCTTTACTTTTCATCCGGACCCCTATCCTGACCAGCAGTTATTTTACCGGTCAGATAATGCTACCCTGGCAAGACTAGGAGTTCCGGCACATACCATATCCACTTCGAAAATGGATAGCGAACCCAACTATCACAAAGCCAGTGATGAGGTAAAAACGCTTGATTTAGTAAATATGACAGAAATTATTAAGTCCATAGCCATTAGTGCGCAGACTATTGTTTCAGGAAAGGATACACCAACAAGAGTGGATACCAGAGATTTGAAGTAA
- a CDS encoding LLM class flavin-dependent oxidoreductase has product MELGIGMFGDLHIDANGKPQSAQQRLQEIIEEVKLMDQVGLDFYGIGEHHRPDYAVSAPEIILAAASTVTRNIKLGSAVSVLSSSDPVKLYQSFATVDLLSNGRAELMAGRGSFIESFPLYGQDLEDYDALFDEKLRLLLQINQQSPISWKGKFRPELKEQIILPRAVNDRLKIWVAVGGTPESVVRAATLGLPVTFAIIGGNPVQFKPLFEYNKNIYQQSGHNMDQFEVGVHVHAFFGADSKEIGEYYYPIYAAQMNRIGSSRGWPAYQRAQFDRGRAKGGHLIIGDINESVDKILELHDLFGLTRFSAHMDVGAPSHERMMKSIEVFGTQIAPKVRAALKK; this is encoded by the coding sequence ATGGAATTGGGAATAGGAATGTTTGGTGACCTGCATATAGATGCCAACGGAAAGCCGCAGTCCGCACAGCAGCGTTTACAGGAAATTATAGAGGAAGTAAAGCTAATGGACCAGGTAGGGCTGGACTTTTACGGGATCGGTGAGCACCATCGCCCGGATTATGCCGTTTCTGCGCCTGAGATAATATTAGCCGCTGCTTCTACGGTTACCAGGAATATTAAACTGGGTAGCGCCGTGTCAGTTTTAAGTTCCTCAGATCCGGTAAAATTATACCAAAGCTTCGCCACTGTTGATCTTTTATCCAATGGCCGTGCCGAGTTAATGGCCGGTCGTGGCAGCTTTATTGAATCATTCCCGCTTTATGGACAGGATCTGGAAGATTATGATGCTTTATTTGACGAGAAGTTAAGATTGTTATTGCAGATCAATCAGCAGAGTCCTATTTCATGGAAAGGAAAATTCCGTCCTGAGTTAAAAGAACAAATCATATTGCCACGTGCCGTAAACGATCGGCTAAAGATATGGGTTGCGGTTGGCGGCACACCCGAATCAGTGGTGCGCGCTGCTACCCTGGGTTTACCCGTAACGTTTGCTATTATTGGAGGAAACCCGGTACAGTTTAAACCCTTATTCGAGTACAATAAAAATATTTACCAGCAATCGGGTCATAACATGGACCAATTTGAAGTGGGAGTGCATGTTCACGCATTTTTTGGGGCCGATAGCAAGGAGATAGGAGAATATTATTACCCGATCTATGCCGCTCAAATGAACCGGATAGGCAGCTCGCGTGGCTGGCCTGCATACCAGCGTGCTCAATTTGATCGAGGCCGTGCTAAAGGCGGGCATTTGATTATTGGTGATATAAATGAATCGGTAGATAAGATACTGGAGCTGCATGATTTGTTCGGATTAACCCGTTTTTCGGCACATATGGACGTGGGGGCTCCTTCGCACGAGCGTATGATGAAGTCTATTGAAGTATTTGGAACTCAAATTGCACCTAAAGTACGAGCGGCGCTGAAGAAATAA
- a CDS encoding phosphoglycerol geranylgeranyltransferase, translated as MKMNIYNSLLEKKKNAQKSFVVLIDPDGVTASSLEKLIQLSLKTRVDYFFVGGSLVISNHLDEVIQQIKASCDIPVILFPGSPSQVSKYADALLYLSLISGRNPELLIGQHVVSAPFVKKSGLEIIPTGYIVVDGGAPTTVSYISNAAPIPSDKNEIAMCTALAGEMLGMKLIYMDAGSGAKIPISESMIQSVAQNVEAPLIIGGGITDPEKAYLNCRAGADVVVIGNAIEKDPTLIAEMSQAIHGSSIKVNL; from the coding sequence ATGAAGATGAACATTTATAACTCCCTGTTGGAAAAGAAGAAGAACGCGCAGAAGTCTTTCGTTGTGCTCATAGATCCGGACGGGGTAACAGCATCTTCCCTCGAAAAACTCATACAATTATCACTCAAAACAAGGGTAGATTACTTTTTTGTTGGCGGTAGTTTGGTTATTTCCAATCACTTAGACGAAGTTATTCAGCAAATAAAAGCGAGTTGCGATATCCCGGTTATTTTATTTCCCGGCAGTCCTTCGCAGGTGAGTAAGTATGCCGATGCACTTTTATACCTCTCTCTTATTTCGGGAAGAAACCCCGAATTACTTATTGGTCAACATGTAGTGTCAGCTCCATTTGTAAAAAAGAGCGGACTGGAAATAATACCTACGGGGTATATTGTAGTAGATGGCGGCGCACCCACCACAGTTTCTTATATCAGTAATGCAGCGCCTATACCATCTGATAAAAACGAAATAGCTATGTGTACGGCGCTGGCAGGCGAGATGCTGGGTATGAAGCTGATTTACATGGATGCAGGTAGTGGTGCAAAAATACCCATCAGTGAAAGCATGATACAGTCGGTAGCCCAAAATGTGGAAGCACCGCTTATTATCGGAGGAGGCATAACCGACCCTGAAAAGGCATACCTGAATTGCAGAGCTGGCGCTGATGTAGTGGTTATAGGTAATGCGATCGAGAAAGATCCTACACTGATTGCTGAAATGAGCCAGGCGATACACGGCTCTTCCATCAAAGTTAACCTGTAA
- the ggt gene encoding gamma-glutamyltransferase, with product MMRAHLLLLLLAAGFSIQAQITAFQYSSVKKSTGKNGAVVSAHPLASQAGLLMLKKGGNAVDAAIAAQWALAVVYPGAGNIGGGGFMVASLKNKKPVALDYRETAPAGASRDMYLDADGNPVSEKSLYGHLSAGVPGTVAGLFASHRFAKLPMQVLIQPAIDLAEKGFLITEAEARALNHSREAFEKYNTQIPVLVKPAGWKKGDTLVQKDLAKTLKRIKSNGVKGFYEGTTAQLIVEEMKRGNGLISLEDLKNYKAKFREAKHFNYRGYHIIGMPMPSSGGLLLTQMLKMIEPYPIGKMGFQTGASVQLMIEAERRAYADRAKYMGDADFYKVPVAELSDNTYLRNRMKDYQPGKAGNSTTTVEGFVPGYESEETTHLSVTDNQGNAVSVTTTLNNNYGSKTVVAGAGFLLNDEMDDFSAKPGSPNLFGAVGGKANAIEPGKRMLSSMAPTIVLKNNKPFLVIGTPGGTTIPTSVFQTIVNIIDFKMTTDDAVNQPKFHHQWLPDEVFVESKFSPQTRQQLHKMGYTIKERGQIGRTEVIKVLANGRFEAVADHRGDDSASTW from the coding sequence ATGATGCGTGCCCATCTGCTTTTATTGTTGCTAGCCGCCGGTTTTTCCATTCAGGCACAGATCACTGCATTCCAATATTCAAGCGTCAAGAAAAGTACGGGTAAAAACGGGGCTGTAGTTTCGGCGCACCCGCTGGCCAGCCAGGCAGGTTTATTAATGCTGAAAAAAGGCGGCAATGCTGTTGATGCTGCTATCGCTGCCCAATGGGCATTGGCTGTCGTATATCCCGGAGCCGGCAATATCGGGGGCGGCGGTTTTATGGTAGCATCTTTAAAAAACAAGAAGCCTGTTGCACTGGATTATCGCGAAACGGCTCCTGCAGGAGCGTCGAGAGACATGTATTTAGATGCGGACGGAAACCCTGTTAGTGAAAAAAGCCTTTACGGGCATTTATCGGCCGGCGTGCCAGGCACGGTGGCAGGACTTTTTGCGTCGCACCGGTTTGCCAAACTGCCTATGCAGGTATTAATACAACCAGCGATTGACCTTGCTGAAAAAGGTTTTCTTATTACTGAAGCCGAGGCCAGGGCGCTGAATCATTCCAGAGAGGCTTTTGAAAAATATAATACTCAAATACCTGTTTTGGTTAAGCCAGCCGGCTGGAAAAAAGGAGATACTTTGGTACAAAAAGACCTGGCTAAAACTTTGAAACGTATAAAGAGTAACGGTGTAAAAGGTTTCTATGAAGGAACAACAGCGCAATTAATAGTGGAAGAAATGAAACGAGGCAATGGATTGATTAGCCTGGAAGATCTGAAAAATTACAAAGCTAAGTTTAGAGAGGCAAAACATTTTAATTACAGGGGTTACCATATTATCGGGATGCCCATGCCCAGTAGCGGCGGGTTATTACTTACCCAGATGTTGAAAATGATAGAACCCTATCCTATCGGGAAAATGGGTTTTCAAACCGGCGCTTCGGTTCAGTTGATGATAGAAGCAGAGCGCAGGGCATATGCGGACAGGGCAAAATACATGGGCGATGCTGACTTTTACAAGGTACCGGTAGCCGAATTATCCGATAATACCTACCTCAGGAACAGGATGAAGGATTATCAACCGGGAAAAGCGGGGAATAGTACAACAACGGTGGAAGGTTTTGTTCCAGGTTACGAAAGTGAAGAAACCACTCATTTAAGTGTAACAGACAATCAAGGTAACGCGGTATCGGTAACCACTACATTAAATAATAATTACGGCAGTAAAACAGTGGTAGCCGGCGCAGGTTTTTTGTTAAACGATGAAATGGATGACTTTAGCGCAAAACCGGGATCGCCCAATCTTTTTGGAGCTGTGGGAGGTAAAGCTAATGCGATTGAGCCAGGCAAACGAATGTTAAGTTCTATGGCGCCCACCATTGTACTTAAGAATAATAAACCTTTCCTGGTAATTGGTACACCAGGTGGAACCACCATTCCTACATCCGTTTTTCAAACCATCGTAAACATTATCGATTTCAAAATGACAACCGATGATGCAGTTAATCAACCTAAATTTCATCATCAATGGCTGCCGGATGAAGTTTTTGTTGAAAGTAAGTTCTCGCCTCAAACCAGGCAGCAACTTCATAAAATGGGCTATACTATAAAAGAAAGAGGACAGATTGGCCGTACTGAAGTCATAAAGGTGTTGGCTAACGGACGGTTTGAAGCGGTTGCCGACCACAGGGGTGACGACAGCGCTTCAACCTGGTAA
- a CDS encoding DMT family protein: MKALSSVGLLFLSNVFMTFAWYGHLKFFGKSGNHTNTSLWIIILISWGIAFFEYCLQVPANRLGSSETGGPFSLVQLKVLQEVITLVVFVIFSRLMFDNFQLSSNHLIGFILLIAAVYFIFKG; encoded by the coding sequence ATGAAAGCATTAAGTTCTGTCGGCCTGCTGTTTCTGTCAAATGTATTTATGACGTTTGCGTGGTATGGGCATCTTAAATTCTTTGGAAAATCGGGCAATCATACCAATACCTCCTTATGGATTATTATACTTATAAGCTGGGGTATTGCTTTTTTTGAATATTGCCTGCAAGTGCCGGCCAACCGGCTGGGCTCATCCGAGACCGGCGGTCCTTTTTCATTGGTTCAATTAAAGGTTTTACAGGAAGTAATCACACTGGTGGTATTTGTTATTTTCTCCAGACTCATGTTTGATAATTTTCAACTTTCCAGCAATCATTTAATAGGCTTTATTCTGTTAATTGCAGCCGTGTATTTTATTTTCAAAGGCTAA
- a CDS encoding NAD(P)H-dependent flavin oxidoreductase translates to MFGTKITRLFNIQYPIIQAGMVWASGWKLASAVSNAGGLGIIGAGSMNPALLKEHIQKCKAATHLPFAVNLPLLYRDIDQQVQTIIDGKVPVVFTSAGNPKTWTPVFKQAGITVVHVVSSSQFALKAQQAGCDAVVAEGFEAGGHNGREETTTMVLVPLVAAAVGIPVIAAGGIATGRQMLAAFALGADAVQMGSRFVACIEASSHLNFKNKVINAGEGDTLVSMKKLTPVRLLKNAFSDKIEAAENCCVSREDLAALLGKGRARLGMFEGDLDEGELEIGQVSALLNDMPSAATIISTVWNEFIIEKSRIAAL, encoded by the coding sequence ATGTTTGGAACTAAAATTACACGACTTTTCAATATTCAGTATCCCATCATCCAGGCCGGAATGGTGTGGGCCAGCGGATGGAAGCTTGCAAGTGCTGTAAGCAATGCTGGCGGGCTGGGAATAATAGGGGCTGGTTCCATGAATCCTGCTTTATTGAAAGAACATATACAAAAATGTAAGGCAGCTACTCATCTTCCCTTCGCAGTGAATTTACCCCTATTGTATCGTGATATTGATCAGCAGGTCCAAACAATTATAGATGGAAAAGTTCCTGTTGTTTTTACAAGCGCCGGTAATCCTAAAACCTGGACGCCTGTTTTCAAGCAGGCCGGTATTACCGTAGTGCATGTGGTGAGTAGCAGTCAATTTGCTTTAAAAGCACAGCAGGCTGGCTGTGACGCTGTGGTGGCCGAAGGCTTTGAAGCAGGTGGTCATAACGGAAGGGAAGAAACAACTACCATGGTATTGGTACCCCTGGTAGCTGCAGCTGTTGGTATACCGGTAATTGCTGCCGGGGGTATTGCTACCGGCAGGCAGATGCTGGCCGCTTTTGCACTGGGTGCCGATGCAGTGCAGATGGGAAGCCGTTTTGTGGCCTGCATCGAAGCATCATCGCATCTCAACTTTAAAAACAAAGTAATCAATGCAGGAGAAGGCGATACGTTGGTTTCTATGAAAAAACTCACGCCGGTGCGATTACTTAAAAATGCTTTTTCTGATAAAATAGAGGCTGCCGAAAATTGTTGCGTATCACGGGAGGACCTGGCAGCTTTACTGGGAAAGGGACGCGCCAGGCTGGGTATGTTTGAAGGAGATCTTGATGAGGGGGAACTCGAAATAGGCCAGGTAAGCGCCTTGCTTAACGACATGCCATCAGCGGCAACAATTATTTCAACCGTCTGGAACGAATTTATAATTGAAAAAAGCAGAATTGCTGCCCTTTAA
- a CDS encoding sugar phosphate nucleotidyltransferase — MKAIIPVAGTGTKLRPHSYTQPKALIPLADKTVLSIIIDQLKDAGVDEFIFIIGYLGDKIYHYIKDKHSDIIAHFVGQEDRRGVGHAISLAKDLVKGDEILITLGDTICEYDVNEVLRTEGSYIGVRKVDNPRDFGVAEIDNNGIIESVIEKPHIPKSNMAMVGVYKIVETDILFSCLEKNITAGLLTHGEFSITDAIHCMIEKGVTFRSFKVDNWFDAGNKETLLKSNATLLKKFGVEADPSKYPNTVLIPPVSIGVGCSIENCIIGPNVTLGEYTNMAQSIVKNSIVGAYSNLYDIVLEDSLIGSDTSLKGESRSLNIGDNTSIDLG, encoded by the coding sequence ATGAAGGCAATCATCCCTGTTGCAGGTACCGGAACTAAATTGAGACCCCATAGCTATACGCAACCCAAAGCGTTGATACCGTTAGCGGATAAAACCGTTTTGAGTATTATCATTGATCAGCTCAAAGATGCCGGCGTTGACGAATTTATTTTCATTATTGGTTACCTGGGCGATAAGATTTATCATTATATAAAAGACAAGCATAGCGATATTATTGCACATTTTGTTGGACAGGAAGATAGGAGAGGTGTCGGACATGCCATCAGCCTGGCGAAAGACCTGGTTAAAGGTGATGAAATACTGATCACGCTTGGTGACACCATCTGTGAGTATGATGTGAACGAGGTTTTAAGAACCGAAGGCTCTTATATTGGTGTTCGTAAAGTAGACAACCCACGGGACTTTGGTGTAGCGGAAATCGACAATAATGGTATTATCGAATCGGTAATTGAGAAACCGCATATTCCCAAGTCTAATATGGCCATGGTGGGGGTATATAAAATTGTGGAAACGGATATTCTCTTTTCCTGCCTTGAAAAAAATATAACAGCGGGTTTATTAACCCATGGTGAATTCAGCATTACAGATGCCATTCATTGCATGATCGAAAAAGGTGTTACTTTCAGATCATTCAAAGTCGACAACTGGTTTGATGCGGGAAATAAGGAGACATTGTTAAAATCGAATGCTACCTTGTTAAAGAAGTTTGGCGTTGAAGCTGATCCCTCAAAATACCCGAATACGGTGCTGATTCCACCGGTAAGTATCGGTGTTGGCTGTTCTATAGAAAACTGCATTATTGGCCCCAATGTTACCCTGGGCGAATACACCAATATGGCTCAATCCATTGTTAAGAACTCTATTGTTGGTGCCTATTCCAACTTATACGATATTGTTTTGGAAGATTCTCTTATTGGTAGCGATACCAGCCTGAAAGGAGAATCAAGGAGTTTAAATATTGGTGATAATACCAGTATTGACCTCGGATAA
- the glyA gene encoding serine hydroxymethyltransferase, whose product MQNDTILFELLNKELERQRNDIELIASENFVSYQVLQAMGSVPANKYAEGYPGRRYYGGCEVVDEIENLAIDRLKQIFNLSWANVQPHSGAQANAAIFQAVLKPGDTIMGLDLSMGGHLTHGSPANFSGKHYKVISYGVNKETGLVEYEDLEQKALAEKPKMIICGASAYSRDWDYARIRAVADKIGAIVLADIAHPAGLIAKGLLNDPFDHCHIVTSTTHKTLRGPRGGVIMVRHDFENPWGIKDPKGNTRTITQLLDLAVFPGIQGGPLEHIIAAKAVAFGEILDESFTDYAKQIVANAQAMAKAFVAKDYNLISGGTDNHLMLIDLRNKNITGKKAQETLDKAFITLNKNAVPFDDKSPFVTSGIRIGVPAVTTRGLKEDHVIQVVDLIDRVLTNADDEKMIGDVREEVKAFMKQFPLYPELG is encoded by the coding sequence ATGCAAAATGATACTATCCTCTTTGAACTGCTCAATAAAGAATTAGAGCGCCAGCGCAACGACATTGAGTTGATTGCCTCAGAAAACTTTGTTTCTTATCAGGTATTACAGGCAATGGGTAGCGTACCCGCCAATAAATATGCCGAGGGTTATCCGGGGCGCAGGTATTATGGTGGTTGTGAAGTGGTGGATGAAATTGAGAACCTGGCTATCGACAGGTTGAAGCAAATATTTAATTTAAGCTGGGCCAATGTGCAGCCACACAGTGGTGCGCAAGCCAATGCAGCAATATTCCAGGCGGTTTTAAAACCGGGTGATACCATTATGGGATTGGACCTGAGCATGGGTGGTCACCTTACCCATGGTAGCCCTGCTAATTTCAGCGGCAAGCATTATAAAGTAATTTCTTACGGCGTAAATAAGGAAACAGGATTAGTTGAATACGAAGACCTGGAACAAAAAGCATTGGCAGAAAAGCCTAAAATGATCATTTGTGGCGCTTCTGCCTACAGCCGCGACTGGGATTATGCACGCATTCGTGCAGTTGCTGATAAAATTGGCGCCATTGTTTTAGCCGATATTGCCCACCCTGCCGGTTTAATTGCGAAAGGTTTATTAAACGATCCTTTTGATCATTGCCATATTGTAACCAGTACCACGCACAAAACATTACGCGGTCCACGCGGAGGTGTTATTATGGTACGCCACGACTTTGAAAATCCATGGGGTATTAAAGATCCTAAAGGAAACACACGTACGATCACTCAATTATTAGACCTGGCAGTATTCCCTGGTATACAGGGAGGTCCACTGGAGCATATCATTGCAGCTAAAGCAGTTGCTTTTGGCGAAATCCTTGATGAGAGCTTTACTGACTACGCTAAACAAATAGTAGCCAATGCCCAGGCAATGGCGAAAGCTTTTGTGGCTAAAGACTATAACCTCATCAGCGGCGGTACCGATAACCACCTGATGTTGATTGACCTTCGCAATAAAAATATTACGGGTAAAAAGGCGCAGGAAACTTTAGACAAAGCCTTTATCACCCTGAACAAAAACGCTGTACCATTCGACGATAAATCTCCTTTTGTTACATCGGGTATTAGAATCGGCGTTCCGGCTGTAACTACACGCGGTTTGAAAGAAGATCACGTAATACAGGTAGTAGACCTGATAGACAGGGTGCTCACTAATGCGGACGACGAAAAAATGATCGGCGATGTGAGAGAGGAAGTGAAAGCATTCATGAAGCAGTTTCCGCTGTACCCGGAGTTGGGATAG
- a CDS encoding DUF4293 domain-containing protein produces the protein MIQRKQTLWLLLSAISSGLTFKFPFYSGIVAPGTTGVEGPELTATDNIYLILLTVLVLGLSAITIFLFKDRRKQIQLSLFGLVASLGLIAVYWIYSQNFSAGNIAITALLTLLIVLGFFFAIQGIRKDQKLIKDLDRLR, from the coding sequence ATGATTCAAAGAAAACAAACACTATGGTTATTGCTTTCTGCTATCAGTAGCGGATTGACCTTTAAATTTCCATTTTATAGTGGTATCGTAGCACCCGGAACTACCGGTGTAGAAGGTCCAGAGCTTACTGCTACCGACAATATATATCTGATATTATTGACGGTTTTAGTATTGGGCTTATCTGCCATAACCATTTTCCTGTTTAAAGACCGCAGAAAGCAAATCCAGTTGAGTCTTTTCGGTTTGGTAGCGTCTTTAGGACTAATCGCTGTATATTGGATTTATAGCCAGAATTTTTCTGCCGGTAATATAGCCATTACAGCGTTACTTACCTTGTTGATAGTTTTAGGTTTTTTCTTTGCTATACAGGGCATTAGAAAAGATCAGAAGCTAATCAAAGACCTGGACCGGCTCAGATAA